A stretch of Actinomycetota bacterium DNA encodes these proteins:
- the rsxC gene encoding electron transport complex subunit RsxC — protein MRLRTFEGGIYLLGRKEATQNKPIEDIPLPPEVVIPLHQHVGPPCDPLVQKGDRVLVGQKIGDTDTFISAPIHASVSGEVKAVEPHPHFTGTEVLSVVVVPDGEQEEVRLEVPDQDKLTPDRVRSIVREAGIVGLSGTVFPTHVKLSPPKESPIESVIINGCECEPYLTGDYRSMLESTESLIVGLKIILMTVGAKKGYFGIGVDKAEAIKRIEDLTAREQNIEVVPLDTKYPQGSERHLIKAILGREVPRDGVPMDLGVLVQNVATTIAITQAVREGKPLVERVLTVTGPGIKNPKNLRVKIGTLVKYLIEQCGGFEGEPGKIIFGGVMRGEAQFSLDVPVVKGSQGIVVLPKEMAEVSSPRPCVRCGRCVKVCPMSLIPIFIVTYVMEDKIDEANAAGVLECVECGACGLICPTEIPFIQYIRFAKNILLKERKT, from the coding sequence ATGAGACTGAGGACTTTTGAGGGAGGCATCTATCTTCTAGGGAGAAAAGAGGCTACACAAAACAAGCCCATTGAGGATATCCCCTTGCCACCGGAAGTGGTCATCCCCTTGCACCAGCACGTAGGTCCCCCCTGTGATCCCTTAGTCCAGAAGGGGGATCGAGTTCTAGTCGGGCAGAAGATAGGGGATACCGATACCTTTATTTCCGCACCAATCCATGCCAGTGTCTCTGGAGAGGTCAAGGCCGTCGAACCCCATCCCCATTTCACGGGCACAGAGGTTTTGAGTGTGGTTGTAGTCCCCGATGGTGAGCAGGAAGAAGTAAGACTTGAAGTACCAGATCAAGATAAACTCACCCCAGATCGGGTACGATCCATAGTTAGAGAAGCGGGCATCGTGGGCTTGAGCGGAACGGTCTTTCCCACTCACGTCAAGCTCTCACCTCCGAAGGAGAGCCCCATAGAGAGCGTGATCATAAACGGCTGTGAATGTGAACCCTACCTCACCGGCGACTACAGAAGTATGCTCGAATCAACGGAATCCTTGATCGTTGGATTGAAAATAATCCTGATGACCGTGGGGGCAAAGAAGGGATACTTTGGGATCGGGGTCGATAAAGCCGAGGCCATAAAGAGGATCGAGGATTTAACGGCTCGCGAACAAAACATCGAAGTGGTGCCGCTGGACACCAAATATCCCCAGGGTTCGGAGAGGCATTTAATCAAAGCAATTTTGGGAAGGGAGGTTCCGAGGGACGGAGTGCCCATGGATCTCGGAGTCCTGGTCCAAAATGTCGCCACCACCATTGCCATCACACAAGCTGTGAGGGAAGGAAAACCTCTCGTGGAACGGGTGCTCACCGTAACCGGGCCGGGAATAAAAAATCCAAAAAATTTGAGGGTGAAAATCGGCACCTTGGTCAAATATCTCATTGAACAATGCGGGGGATTTGAAGGTGAGCCTGGGAAGATAATCTTCGGAGGGGTGATGCGAGGGGAGGCCCAATTCAGTTTGGATGTGCCCGTGGTCAAGGGGTCACAGGGCATAGTAGTGCTGCCCAAAGAGATGGCTGAAGTTTCATCCCCGCGCCCCTGCGTTAGATGTGGTAGGTGCGTGAAGGTGTGTCCGATGTCTTTGATACCTATCTTCATCGTTACTTATGTGATGGAGGACAAGATCGATGAGGCAAATGCCGCGGGTGTGCTGGAATGTGTGGAGTGTGGAGCCTGTGGTCTCATCTGTCCAACGGAGATACCCTTCATTCAATATATAAGATTTGCCAAGAACATCTTGCTTAAGGAGAGGAAAACCTAA
- a CDS encoding RnfABCDGE type electron transport complex subunit D, which translates to MAQEELELVVSVPPHIREREEVSQIMFWVVLGLLPATLGGIYFFHFYAIKVIVLSILAAIATEALFQKTRRLPTTINDGSAIVTGLLLALCLPPKVPWWIPVVGGFIAIFLGKQIFGGLGYNIFNPALVARAVLLLSWAEHMTKDWYTALKVDAIARASPLFLAKQVKLGLFQVDLTRFYKICLFGNPSGCIGEVSVLLLLIGGGILLWREIIDWRIPAGFIGSVAVLCPLLGMDPIFHVLAGGLILGAFFMATDYVTSPITPNGRLLFGIGCGAITILLRSYSILLEGVTYAILFMNACTPLIDKYIQPRRFGVSKGK; encoded by the coding sequence ATGGCTCAGGAAGAGCTCGAACTCGTTGTATCCGTTCCACCTCATATCCGTGAAAGGGAAGAAGTTTCCCAGATCATGTTCTGGGTTGTCTTAGGCTTGTTGCCTGCAACCCTTGGAGGCATTTACTTCTTCCACTTTTATGCAATAAAGGTCATCGTACTCTCCATTTTAGCTGCGATTGCAACGGAGGCTTTATTCCAGAAAACCCGAAGGCTACCTACAACCATAAACGATGGCAGCGCCATTGTCACCGGTCTTCTTCTGGCTTTATGTCTGCCTCCAAAGGTTCCATGGTGGATTCCCGTGGTCGGTGGATTCATCGCCATCTTTCTGGGCAAGCAGATATTCGGAGGTCTGGGCTATAATATTTTCAATCCCGCCCTCGTCGCTAGAGCCGTGCTACTCTTATCATGGGCTGAACATATGACCAAGGATTGGTATACCGCCTTGAAGGTCGACGCCATCGCCAGGGCAAGCCCCTTATTCCTTGCCAAGCAGGTGAAATTGGGTTTATTTCAGGTGGATCTGACTCGTTTCTACAAAATTTGCTTATTTGGTAATCCCAGTGGTTGCATCGGCGAAGTTTCAGTGTTGCTCCTTTTAATTGGGGGCGGCATTCTCTTATGGCGAGAAATCATCGATTGGCGCATTCCCGCGGGTTTTATTGGAAGTGTCGCCGTCCTTTGTCCGCTCTTGGGAATGGATCCGATCTTCCATGTTCTCGCCGGGGGCTTGATCCTGGGAGCCTTCTTCATGGCCACCGATTACGTGACTTCGCCCATCACCCCCAATGGAAGATTGCTTTTCGGAATAGGTTGTGGTGCCATTACCATATTGTTGCGGTCTTACTCTATATTACTCGAGGGTGTGACCTATGCCATTTTATTCATGAATGCATGCACACCCCTGATCGATAAATATATCCAACCCCGAAGATTCGGAGTTTCGAAAGGGAAATGA
- a CDS encoding RnfABCDGE type electron transport complex subunit G, with protein MMVCLIAAGGLAATYSLTEERIKLQEREKQFKAYMELLPGITSTKDFKERKDLCSKLKNEYKDLDKVFEGYVEGERVGFIVQKIPKGYKGPIKLAVGITVNGKTSGIAVIEHSETPGLGAKIEEASFQKQFKGKSLSDPLEVGEDIDAISGATTSSKAVTNAVKEALELCEKIK; from the coding sequence ATGATGGTTTGCCTTATAGCGGCCGGTGGTTTGGCTGCTACGTATAGCCTTACGGAAGAGAGAATCAAGCTGCAGGAGAGGGAGAAGCAATTCAAGGCGTACATGGAGCTCCTCCCCGGGATAACGAGCACCAAGGATTTCAAGGAGAGAAAGGATTTGTGCTCCAAGCTCAAGAACGAGTATAAGGATTTGGACAAGGTCTTCGAGGGCTATGTGGAGGGGGAAAGGGTTGGTTTCATCGTTCAAAAGATACCAAAAGGCTATAAGGGACCAATAAAACTGGCCGTGGGAATAACCGTAAACGGAAAAACGAGTGGAATCGCCGTCATAGAACACAGCGAGACTCCGGGTTTGGGTGCTAAAATAGAGGAAGCCTCCTTCCAAAAGCAATTCAAGGGGAAATCCCTAAGCGATCCACTCGAGGTGGGAGAGGATATAGACGCCATCAGCGGAGCCACTACGTCGTCAAAAGCAGTTACAAATGCGGTCAAAGAAGCGCTTGAGTTATGCGAGAAGATAAAATAA
- the rsxE gene encoding electron transport complex subunit RsxE, with amino-acid sequence MNQLWHDFKSGIVAENPLLRLMIGLCSALAVSTRVEYGIFMGIAATFVLFSSNIIISAIRRWTPDQIRIPIFITVIASFVTIVDLVMRAYFVAVYDVLGVWIPLIVVNCIILGRAEAFAYKHSIVRSAADGLGMGAGYTFVLLAMGFIRELSGTGKIMLFGQTLVSLSAGFEPPSIMILFPGAFLTFGFLMALLNMLQGRRRS; translated from the coding sequence ATGAATCAATTGTGGCACGATTTTAAGAGTGGTATCGTCGCCGAGAATCCCCTCTTGCGATTGATGATCGGGTTGTGCTCAGCCCTAGCCGTGTCCACGCGGGTGGAATACGGCATCTTCATGGGCATCGCCGCAACCTTCGTCCTATTTTCCTCGAATATCATCATCTCCGCCATTCGGAGATGGACGCCCGATCAGATAAGGATTCCCATATTCATAACCGTGATTGCCTCCTTCGTGACCATTGTCGATCTGGTGATGAGGGCTTATTTTGTCGCTGTATATGATGTACTCGGAGTCTGGATCCCCTTGATCGTCGTGAACTGCATCATTTTGGGGCGAGCTGAAGCCTTTGCCTACAAACATAGCATCGTGCGTTCCGCCGCCGATGGATTGGGGATGGGCGCGGGCTACACGTTCGTGCTCCTGGCAATGGGCTTCATCAGGGAGTTATCGGGCACGGGCAAGATAATGCTTTTCGGGCAGACCTTGGTGAGTTTGAGCGCTGGCTTTGAGCCTCCATCCATCATGATTCTGTTCCCGGGAGCCTTTTTGACCTTCGGTTTTCTCATGGCATTGCTCAATATGTTGCAAGGTAGGAGGAGGAGCTAA
- a CDS encoding Rnf-Nqr domain containing protein yields MSEAQRLFFLFLGALLIYNILLIRFIALCSFFGVSTRMTTSIGMGLAVIFVMTMASAVSWVVWNYVLVPLHVGEFLYIPAFILVIASLVQFEEMVIRKISPTLFRAMGIYLPLITTNCAVLAAATESVKPGFLKLHIPYRFSFIESIIYTLGVALGYTIVIIMFTAIRERIEGAPIPSSFRGFPIAFIVAALMSLAFMGFAGLFGL; encoded by the coding sequence ATGAGCGAAGCGCAACGTCTATTCTTTCTATTCTTAGGAGCCTTACTCATTTATAACATCTTACTCATCCGCTTCATCGCTCTCTGCTCCTTCTTCGGGGTCTCAACCCGGATGACCACATCCATCGGGATGGGGTTGGCAGTTATCTTCGTGATGACCATGGCAAGTGCGGTGAGCTGGGTTGTCTGGAATTATGTTTTGGTCCCCCTTCACGTGGGCGAGTTCCTGTATATTCCAGCCTTCATTTTGGTCATCGCCAGTTTGGTCCAGTTTGAGGAGATGGTCATAAGGAAGATAAGCCCCACGCTCTTTCGAGCCATGGGGATTTATCTTCCCCTGATCACCACCAATTGTGCTGTTTTAGCTGCGGCGACGGAGAGCGTAAAACCCGGTTTTCTGAAATTACATATCCCCTACCGGTTTTCCTTTATCGAATCAATCATTTATACTTTGGGTGTCGCCCTTGGTTACACCATTGTCATCATAATGTTCACGGCGATTAGGGAGAGAATCGAGGGAGCGCCGATTCCATCCTCCTTTAGAGGCTTTCCCATTGCCTTCATTGTAGCTGCCCTGATGTCCCTGGCTTTCATGGGATTTGCGGGATTGTTTGGATTGTAA
- a CDS encoding RnfABCDGE type electron transport complex subunit B: MWIILKAALSMAGLGLGLGIILGIAHKKFAVEVDPNVEKILDVLPGANCGACGYAGCEGAAEAIAKGEAPVEACVAGGHEIAEQVAHILGKDVQKKRKPTVSLVHCKGGKSKVSHRYRYDGIPSCSMAQQVASGSLMCTYGCLGFGDCVRACPFGALSLDGNSMPQVNVDKCTGCGLCANTCPRNIISLVPKDAPVIVFCNSKDKPRIKRNICTVSCIGCKACEKVCEVDAVVVQNNLAVVDYEKCNGCGKCVEKCPRGCLNFLELSPKLKQLSASQSS, from the coding sequence ATGTGGATTATCTTAAAGGCGGCTCTTTCCATGGCGGGATTGGGATTGGGGCTCGGAATTATACTGGGTATAGCCCATAAGAAATTCGCCGTGGAAGTTGACCCAAATGTTGAAAAAATACTGGATGTTTTACCTGGAGCGAACTGCGGAGCCTGTGGTTACGCGGGATGCGAGGGAGCAGCGGAAGCCATAGCCAAAGGAGAGGCTCCCGTTGAAGCCTGTGTCGCTGGTGGACACGAGATTGCAGAGCAGGTAGCTCACATACTGGGAAAGGATGTACAAAAGAAGCGCAAGCCCACAGTATCGCTCGTTCATTGCAAAGGCGGTAAATCGAAGGTCTCCCACCGTTATAGATATGATGGTATCCCCAGCTGTAGCATGGCCCAGCAAGTGGCTTCAGGATCCCTAATGTGTACCTATGGCTGTCTGGGATTTGGCGATTGCGTGAGGGCTTGCCCCTTTGGCGCCCTATCTTTGGATGGGAATTCCATGCCCCAAGTGAATGTGGACAAATGCACGGGATGTGGGCTCTGTGCCAACACATGCCCCAGGAATATCATTTCCTTGGTGCCCAAGGATGCTCCTGTAATTGTATTTTGCAATTCGAAGGATAAACCGAGAATCAAGCGGAATATCTGCACCGTGAGTTGCATCGGTTGTAAGGCTTGTGAGAAGGTTTGTGAGGTTGATGCCGTCGTAGTCCAGAATAATTTGGCCGTCGTGGATTACGAAAAATGCAACGGTTGTGGAAAATGTGTCGAAAAATGCCCCAGAGGCTGCCTCAATTTTCTTGAGCTCAGCCCCAAGCTTAAGCAGCTGAGTGCCTCTCAAAGCTCATAA
- a CDS encoding NusG domain II-containing protein, giving the protein MLTRYDKALIYFLLLLASLTFAMSVNFANIGRAGGLAISVYGREVGHYSLYQSRKVKVQGRLGISVVEISGSKVRILSSPCPRKECMARGWISKPGEVIVCAPNEVVVKIVGSDEGKPIDAVSK; this is encoded by the coding sequence ATGCTCACCCGCTACGATAAAGCATTGATTTATTTTTTGCTCCTTTTGGCGTCCTTGACATTCGCGATGAGCGTGAATTTTGCCAATATTGGAAGAGCTGGGGGACTCGCCATCTCGGTTTATGGTCGTGAGGTGGGACACTATTCTCTATATCAAAGCCGAAAGGTCAAGGTCCAGGGACGCCTGGGGATAAGCGTGGTCGAGATTTCGGGGAGCAAAGTTCGGATACTCTCTTCCCCATGCCCAAGGAAGGAATGCATGGCACGGGGATGGATAAGCAAACCAGGTGAGGTCATCGTCTGTGCACCCAACGAGGTTGTCGTGAAAATCGTGGGAAGCGATGAGGGGAAACCGATCGATGCCGTATCAAAATAG
- a CDS encoding Gx transporter family protein encodes MPYQNRGKGVSIADLVEIRTRRLVLLSLFLALGILLYAVETLFLPPFPLPGAKLGLTNVVTLMLLIFYSWRECLYNVLARTILGSLIVGTFLTPAFYLSFGGALMSTFIMIFIFNRFYGKFSLVGVSLTGSTAHNMVQLTLAGALIAHHWGVLFQAPFLILIAIPTGAFNGIVATYLVKRLSAGNIDFVRESWVS; translated from the coding sequence ATGCCGTATCAAAATAGGGGAAAAGGGGTTTCAATCGCGGATTTGGTGGAGATACGCACCCGAAGGTTGGTGCTACTATCCCTCTTTTTGGCTTTAGGCATCCTTCTTTATGCTGTCGAAACGCTTTTTCTTCCCCCCTTTCCCCTACCGGGTGCCAAGCTTGGCCTAACGAATGTGGTCACACTGATGCTCCTCATTTTTTATTCTTGGCGAGAGTGTCTATACAATGTTTTGGCTCGCACCATTTTGGGCTCTTTAATCGTGGGGACATTCCTTACCCCAGCATTTTATCTCAGTTTTGGCGGTGCATTGATGAGCACATTCATTATGATCTTTATTTTCAACAGGTTTTATGGGAAATTTAGCTTGGTTGGGGTGAGTCTTACCGGATCGACCGCCCACAACATGGTACAATTAACCCTCGCCGGTGCTTTAATCGCTCATCATTGGGGTGTTTTATTTCAGGCTCCATTTTTGATACTGATCGCCATACCGACGGGAGCTTTCAACGGAATCGTCGCTACATACCTGGTGAAAAGATTGTCCGCTGGGAACATCGATTTTGTGAGGGAGAGTTGGGTAAGTTGA
- the radC gene encoding DNA repair protein RadC — protein sequence MGKLRYHLTIKELPPEVRPRERLFRSSAGSLSNIELLAIIIGTGSKGQTALQLSQRILSEFESLGNLSGASLEELSKIDGVGLAKAAKVLASLELGRRLVLALPFKRTVISAPEDVVDLLMPEMRYLDKEHFKALILNTKNEILRIVEISVGSLNSSIVHPRELFKTAIKHSGSALIVVHNHPSGDASPSSEDIALTKRLVKAGEILGIDVLDHIILGDGRFTSLKERGLL from the coding sequence TTGGGTAAGTTGAGATATCACCTTACAATCAAAGAATTACCACCCGAGGTGAGACCAAGGGAGAGGCTCTTTCGCTCCAGCGCGGGCAGTCTCTCAAATATAGAGCTTTTGGCGATCATCATCGGGACTGGCAGCAAGGGACAGACAGCCCTTCAACTCAGCCAAAGGATTTTAAGCGAGTTCGAAAGCTTGGGAAATTTAAGTGGTGCCAGTTTGGAGGAACTCTCGAAGATAGATGGGGTAGGCCTTGCCAAGGCGGCAAAGGTTTTAGCCTCCCTCGAATTGGGAAGGAGATTGGTGCTGGCTTTACCGTTCAAAAGGACGGTGATCTCCGCCCCCGAGGATGTGGTGGATTTGCTCATGCCCGAGATGCGTTACTTGGATAAGGAACACTTCAAGGCGTTGATACTGAACACCAAAAATGAGATCCTAAGGATCGTCGAGATTTCCGTGGGGAGCCTCAATTCTTCCATTGTCCATCCTCGGGAGCTATTTAAGACTGCCATTAAGCACAGTGGTTCAGCTCTGATCGTGGTCCACAATCATCCAAGCGGAGACGCGTCTCCAAGTTCCGAAGATATTGCCCTCACGAAGCGGTTGGTCAAGGCGGGTGAGATTTTGGGAATCGATGTGCTGGATCACATAATTCTCGGAGATGGAAGATTTACCAGCTTAAAAGAGCGAGGATTGCTATAA
- a CDS encoding rod shape-determining protein → MGPFGRDMAVDLGTANTKVHVKGRGLVLMEPSVVAIEKDAGRILAVGSEAKRMLGRTPGNIVAIRPLKDGVIADFDVTESMLRYFIQRVHKRRFAVRPRVVVCVPSGVTEVEKRAVFEATIQAGARAAYLIEEPMAAAIGAGLPIQDPTGNMVVDIGGGTTEVAVISLGGIVCSESIRVGGDECDEAIIAHVKREYNVMIGERTAEEIKIEIGSAYPLPEEEDVEVRGRDLLTGLPKNIILSSEEIRAAMEEPIGAVVLAIKSTLEKTPPELSSDVMDRGIVLTGGGALLRGLDERLRQETGMPVHITENPLTCVVIGSGKALEEINVLRRILIGSQR, encoded by the coding sequence ATAGGTCCTTTCGGGAGGGATATGGCGGTTGATCTGGGGACGGCGAATACCAAGGTTCATGTGAAGGGACGAGGACTCGTTCTTATGGAGCCCTCCGTGGTGGCCATAGAAAAGGACGCTGGCAGGATTCTCGCTGTGGGCTCGGAAGCAAAAAGGATGTTGGGAAGGACACCCGGCAACATCGTTGCCATAAGACCGCTCAAGGACGGAGTCATTGCCGACTTCGATGTGACCGAAAGCATGCTCCGCTATTTCATCCAGAGAGTGCATAAGCGCAGGTTTGCGGTGCGACCTAGGGTGGTGGTCTGCGTCCCCTCCGGGGTCACGGAGGTGGAAAAGCGCGCCGTTTTTGAAGCGACCATTCAGGCGGGTGCCAGAGCCGCATATCTAATCGAAGAGCCCATGGCCGCGGCCATAGGTGCGGGTCTTCCCATACAGGACCCAACGGGGAATATGGTCGTGGATATCGGCGGCGGAACCACCGAAGTGGCCGTGATCTCTCTGGGAGGGATCGTATGTAGCGAGTCCATCCGCGTAGGTGGCGACGAGTGCGACGAGGCGATCATCGCCCATGTCAAGAGGGAATACAATGTGATGATAGGAGAAAGAACCGCCGAGGAGATCAAGATAGAAATCGGCTCGGCCTATCCGCTCCCTGAAGAGGAGGATGTGGAGGTCCGTGGTCGAGATCTGTTGACCGGCCTCCCCAAGAATATCATCCTCTCCTCCGAGGAAATTCGAGCGGCGATGGAGGAACCCATTGGTGCCGTAGTTTTAGCCATCAAAAGCACTTTGGAAAAAACTCCTCCCGAGCTTTCCAGCGATGTCATGGACAGAGGAATAGTCCTCACCGGTGGAGGCGCCCTCCTTAGGGGATTGGATGAAAGATTGAGACAGGAGACGGGTATGCCCGTGCACATCACTGAGAATCCTCTTACCTGCGTGGTAATCGGATCGGGAAAGGCTTTGGAAGAGATAAACGTATTAAGGAGGATACTCATCGGCTCGCAACGCTGA